Proteins encoded within one genomic window of Actinoplanes octamycinicus:
- a CDS encoding anthrone oxygenase family protein produces the protein MPVSFLRDDRPARQPLIRLAHHGSRVAPLFVAGALTCWSTAAWASATASALRATAAAVGIAGILAYTGHLLVHRRRLCLACHHDAPLSDPQAAVHRYRRRLRWHHRSLVRAVTGLVAPVIVAMDLQQPDAPRWIRIATTLPALAAGATYAYLLRAADTHRQLEHWCPGCNLRRPSGSDPT, from the coding sequence ATGCCTGTCAGCTTTCTGCGTGATGACCGACCAGCCCGCCAGCCGTTGATCCGACTGGCCCACCACGGTAGCCGGGTAGCGCCACTGTTCGTCGCCGGCGCATTGACCTGTTGGAGCACTGCCGCATGGGCATCCGCGACAGCGAGTGCCCTGCGCGCTACCGCGGCCGCCGTCGGCATCGCCGGGATCCTGGCGTACACAGGACACCTACTCGTGCACCGGCGACGACTCTGCCTGGCTTGCCACCACGACGCGCCGCTCAGCGATCCGCAAGCAGCCGTGCACAGATATCGCCGACGACTCCGATGGCACCACCGGTCGCTAGTGCGCGCAGTGACCGGTCTCGTGGCCCCTGTCATCGTCGCCATGGACCTCCAGCAGCCCGACGCCCCGAGGTGGATCCGGATCGCGACGACGCTTCCCGCGCTCGCCGCAGGCGCGACCTACGCCTACCTTCTGCGCGCCGCCGACACGCACCGACAGCTCGAGCACTGGTGTCCTGGATGTAATCTGCGCCGTCCAAGCGGGTCAGATCCCACATGA
- a CDS encoding Hsp70 family protein: MTPLLVIDYGAALTRAIMIGSDGVLNPLQFDGGWELSSAVHVGAGDLAVGAQAWQRAADDPDGFVLSPLRAGSGQVSAGTVTVETADLAAATLQQVAAEAARVAGEPVTQAHLVVPAGWGPRRRTWLRHAARTAGLQVTRVIDAPVAAACRVAPTTGTEGRVLLIVDVGAGCEVSVLQQNAHGTEVLATLDDPDAGGDRIAALLSTMLTGTTVDDLPEHQRWTTLAMIRTVLPTLIQQPAVTMALPTTGPVVVASVQAAQSAQPVLERVGELAAQAITAADLTLADVHAVYLIGGVAALPGAPELIAAKLGIAPQVPPAPASAAVAGAAETDPGAAAARATNTGEPLRLPPLRRIVLFGIPGLLALLLYAHFLLGSDLYGTAPFGRYRGEIYELIAGWPELTLACVFVQICLLQAAGVFAALLDHNERVPGRTGSSSRISAGIGIAVIAGPAIAYLMVLIANAYFNGYGTAVTDWTTRWAVLPILPIAGCAALIAAIAWRRRTPPADGWDTILSFPIISMITASLGVFSATVPSVMGTPYWLYGWGPAFSYVGGLLLAVGIACALVRHPLIRLFLSLPLAIVLMTLAPTFYGYRALGALYAAAVAAWCIRRLWTLLAGNR, translated from the coding sequence GTGACACCATTGCTGGTGATCGATTACGGGGCCGCTTTAACGCGCGCGATCATGATCGGATCCGATGGCGTGCTCAACCCACTGCAATTCGACGGCGGCTGGGAACTGTCGTCAGCGGTGCACGTGGGCGCCGGAGACCTCGCCGTCGGAGCGCAGGCCTGGCAGCGCGCCGCGGACGACCCGGACGGGTTCGTACTGTCGCCGCTACGGGCCGGCAGCGGGCAGGTCAGCGCGGGCACGGTGACCGTCGAGACCGCCGACCTGGCAGCCGCCACCCTGCAACAGGTCGCCGCCGAGGCCGCCCGGGTAGCGGGGGAGCCGGTGACGCAGGCGCACCTGGTCGTGCCGGCCGGCTGGGGGCCGCGCCGCCGGACCTGGCTGCGCCATGCCGCCCGCACCGCCGGCCTGCAGGTGACCCGGGTGATCGACGCACCCGTCGCCGCCGCCTGCCGGGTCGCCCCTACCACGGGCACCGAAGGCCGGGTACTGCTGATCGTCGACGTCGGCGCCGGATGCGAGGTCAGCGTCCTGCAGCAGAACGCGCACGGCACCGAGGTCCTCGCGACCCTCGACGACCCGGACGCCGGCGGCGACCGGATCGCCGCGCTGCTGAGCACCATGCTGACCGGCACCACCGTCGACGACCTTCCCGAACACCAGCGGTGGACCACCCTCGCGATGATCCGCACCGTCCTGCCGACACTGATCCAGCAACCCGCGGTCACCATGGCACTGCCCACCACCGGACCGGTCGTCGTCGCCAGCGTCCAAGCGGCGCAGAGCGCACAACCGGTCCTCGAACGCGTCGGCGAACTCGCCGCCCAGGCGATCACGGCCGCCGACCTGACCCTCGCCGACGTGCACGCCGTCTACCTGATCGGCGGTGTCGCCGCACTCCCCGGCGCACCGGAGCTGATCGCCGCCAAGCTCGGCATCGCGCCGCAGGTGCCGCCCGCGCCGGCCTCCGCCGCGGTGGCCGGCGCCGCCGAAACCGACCCCGGCGCCGCAGCAGCGCGAGCGACGAACACCGGCGAACCCCTGCGGCTGCCTCCGCTGCGACGCATCGTGCTGTTCGGCATCCCCGGCCTGCTCGCGCTGCTGCTCTATGCCCACTTCCTGCTCGGCTCCGACCTGTACGGCACCGCACCGTTCGGCAGATACCGAGGAGAGATTTATGAGCTGATCGCCGGCTGGCCGGAACTAACCCTGGCCTGCGTGTTCGTCCAGATTTGCCTGCTGCAGGCGGCCGGCGTCTTCGCAGCCCTGCTCGATCACAACGAGCGCGTCCCCGGCCGAACAGGTTCATCCAGCAGAATCAGCGCGGGCATCGGGATCGCCGTTATCGCCGGCCCGGCCATCGCCTACCTCATGGTGCTGATCGCGAACGCGTACTTCAACGGCTACGGCACCGCGGTCACCGACTGGACCACACGCTGGGCCGTCCTGCCGATCCTGCCCATCGCTGGCTGCGCTGCCCTGATCGCCGCTATCGCCTGGCGCCGCAGGACCCCACCCGCCGACGGATGGGACACCATCCTCAGCTTCCCCATCATCTCCATGATCACCGCATCGCTCGGGGTCTTCTCCGCCACCGTGCCATCGGTCATGGGCACGCCGTACTGGCTGTATGGATGGGGACCGGCCTTCTCCTACGTCGGAGGCCTGCTGCTCGCCGTCGGCATCGCCTGCGCCCTGGTCCGTCACCCACTCATCCGCCTCTTCCTCAGCCTCCCGCTCGCCATCGTTCTGATGACCCTCGCCCCAACCTTCTACGGCTATCGAGCGCTTGGCGCCCTCTACGCAGCCGCCGTCGCCGCCTGGTGCATCAGACGGCTCTGGACACTGCTCGCTGGCAACCGCTAA
- a CDS encoding LamG domain-containing protein, whose amino-acid sequence MHRKDGSWAAISTTLKRTADGGLAPAAALSDVVISNGGDGPFVTWRSGGSVFTLAWPAKLPVPRVDGSTAVYDNVLPDVNLHVTALPDGFQHTLEVKNAAAAANPQLRQISYAMGGTATRTVSATGALTLTDAGGAPFATTAGASMWDSTRTAPVAAAPAAMARSLTATVSTISDASDATAAGPAAQASPLTVNTSGSTLKVTPDLNLLNGSSTVYPVYIDPVFNGQSTKWAYANSANKDWDVGNRALVGRNPYDGVLYRSFFQFDISALHAVAGTKVLSAEVDMVLDHSWSCDATWVHLYRTGTVTVASGNRMSWSTRPLPSGVKIDAWAGHANEASGCNGKIEADMPAIFDGAGVASDVQTVAASSTAYTVGICACNESGDYESAEDRWKKFFTGKTYLKVTYDKQPNVPAPQAFSATTDCYKACSSPAVIRNSQPTLRAAVSDPFGGNLKVTYEVRTAATETATIVATNASAPQVKASGDTAAWPVSAALADGSTYYWRVKAMDEAKLSSSWSSWQTLKIDKTAPALPSVSSTEYPFKAWGALVGTPGQFNFTDTSTDTTEFTWSIDGGTAAKSTTTGTPPTGSATYTPTTDLVHVLQVKATDVAGNISANVDHQFWVDSPASRCSYWKLDQTSGTSVLDSGPPECSPDDSTVTGVTGTVSGTATFGAGYSDNGLFFAAPGGALTMPGPVVDTNGSFTVTAWVEPTDLSQGNQTVISQDGTTASRFQVRYDAAANAGKGGWCFLMRATDSADPATQVCATGTIPDDTGVTHEPRGGAWVHLAAVYNAPANTMQLHVMGNPTSCSGEMVQTSFTGSWSTTGALTIGRAKSGEAWIGGVDEVRAYPIALSTTKICQLATS is encoded by the coding sequence GTGCATCGCAAGGACGGCTCATGGGCAGCGATCTCCACAACGCTCAAGCGCACCGCAGACGGGGGACTCGCACCCGCCGCGGCCCTGTCTGACGTCGTCATCTCCAATGGAGGTGATGGACCTTTCGTCACGTGGCGCTCCGGCGGCTCGGTGTTCACTCTCGCCTGGCCCGCCAAATTGCCCGTCCCGCGGGTCGACGGCTCGACGGCGGTCTACGACAATGTGCTTCCAGACGTCAACCTGCACGTCACTGCACTCCCCGACGGCTTCCAGCACACCCTCGAGGTGAAGAATGCCGCGGCTGCTGCGAATCCGCAGCTGCGGCAGATTTCCTACGCTATGGGCGGCACCGCAACACGTACTGTTTCGGCGACGGGTGCGCTGACGCTGACCGACGCCGGAGGAGCTCCCTTCGCGACGACCGCAGGCGCCTCGATGTGGGACTCCACCCGCACTGCACCTGTCGCAGCTGCGCCGGCGGCGATGGCACGCTCGCTGACCGCCACCGTGAGCACGATCAGCGACGCTTCTGACGCCACCGCGGCTGGGCCCGCCGCGCAAGCGAGCCCACTCACTGTCAATACATCCGGGTCTACCCTCAAGGTGACGCCAGACCTGAATCTTCTTAACGGCTCAAGCACCGTCTATCCGGTCTACATCGACCCTGTCTTCAATGGCCAGAGCACCAAGTGGGCTTATGCCAACTCCGCGAACAAGGACTGGGATGTCGGCAACCGCGCCCTAGTCGGCCGTAACCCCTACGATGGGGTGCTCTACAGGTCATTCTTCCAGTTCGACATCTCCGCGTTACACGCTGTAGCAGGTACCAAGGTCCTGAGCGCAGAGGTCGACATGGTGCTCGATCACTCCTGGTCCTGTGACGCCACGTGGGTTCACCTGTACAGGACGGGTACCGTGACCGTCGCCAGCGGCAACCGGATGTCATGGTCGACGCGCCCTCTGCCATCCGGCGTCAAGATTGACGCGTGGGCTGGGCATGCCAACGAGGCAAGTGGTTGCAACGGGAAGATCGAAGCCGACATGCCGGCCATCTTCGACGGTGCCGGCGTTGCCAGCGACGTCCAAACCGTAGCCGCCAGCTCCACCGCCTACACCGTAGGCATCTGCGCATGCAACGAGAGCGGTGACTACGAGAGCGCCGAGGACCGTTGGAAAAAGTTCTTCACCGGCAAGACGTACCTCAAGGTGACCTACGACAAGCAGCCGAATGTTCCGGCTCCGCAGGCCTTCTCGGCCACCACGGATTGCTACAAAGCGTGCTCGTCTCCGGCAGTCATCCGCAACTCGCAGCCGACGCTGCGGGCTGCGGTCAGCGACCCTTTCGGCGGCAACCTCAAGGTGACCTACGAGGTGCGTACGGCTGCGACCGAGACGGCAACGATCGTGGCGACGAACGCCTCGGCTCCGCAGGTCAAAGCATCAGGAGATACCGCTGCATGGCCGGTATCCGCCGCGCTGGCGGACGGGTCCACCTACTATTGGCGTGTCAAGGCAATGGACGAGGCCAAACTCAGCAGCTCGTGGAGCAGTTGGCAGACCCTCAAGATCGACAAAACGGCGCCAGCTCTGCCCTCTGTCAGCTCGACCGAATACCCGTTCAAAGCCTGGGGTGCGCTCGTCGGAACCCCGGGCCAGTTCAACTTCACCGACACGAGCACTGACACCACCGAGTTCACCTGGTCTATCGACGGCGGCACTGCAGCCAAGTCCACCACAACCGGGACTCCGCCAACGGGCAGCGCTACATACACTCCGACCACGGACCTGGTACATGTCCTCCAAGTGAAGGCGACCGACGTCGCCGGGAACATAAGCGCCAACGTCGACCACCAATTTTGGGTCGACTCGCCGGCCAGCCGCTGTTCGTACTGGAAGCTCGACCAGACCAGCGGAACCAGTGTCCTGGACTCCGGGCCGCCGGAGTGCTCCCCGGACGACTCGACGGTAACCGGCGTTACGGGAACGGTCAGCGGCACCGCGACATTCGGTGCTGGCTACAGCGACAACGGGCTCTTCTTCGCCGCACCCGGCGGAGCATTGACGATGCCCGGCCCAGTTGTGGACACCAACGGCAGTTTCACCGTTACTGCATGGGTCGAGCCGACTGATCTCAGCCAGGGAAACCAGACCGTGATCAGCCAGGATGGAACGACTGCCAGCCGATTCCAGGTGCGCTACGACGCCGCTGCCAACGCTGGTAAAGGCGGTTGGTGCTTCCTCATGCGTGCAACCGATTCCGCGGATCCGGCGACGCAGGTCTGCGCCACGGGGACCATTCCAGACGACACTGGCGTCACGCACGAGCCGCGCGGGGGAGCGTGGGTGCATCTAGCCGCCGTTTACAACGCGCCAGCTAACACCATGCAGCTGCACGTCATGGGCAACCCGACGAGCTGTTCCGGCGAGATGGTGCAAACCTCCTTCACCGGCTCCTGGTCCACCACCGGCGCCCTGACGATCGGACGTGCCAAGAGCGGCGAAGCCTGGATCGGCGGCGTTGACGAGGTACGCGCATACCCGATCGCGCTCTCAACTACCAAGATCTGCCAGCTGGCGACCTCATGA